The Streptomyces laurentii genome contains a region encoding:
- a CDS encoding cobalt-precorrin-6A synthase (Catalyzes the methylation of C-1 in cobalt-precorrin-5 and the subsequent extrusion of acetic acid from the resulting intermediate to form cobalt-precorrin-6A; corresponds to BR1298;~cobalt-precorrin-6A synthase [Brucella suis1330];~cobalt-precorrin-6A synthase; Reviewed; PRK00075;~identified by MetaGeneAnnotator; putative) — translation MGPAGFVEQSGEDTGLGRPAEKEDVHESPGGPFVSGGGRAAQLKHTGLRPGWTTGACATAATTAAYTALLTGEFPDPVTITLPKGQTPAFALAVEATGPGFATAGVVKDAGDDPDVTHGATVRATVRELPPGSGVVFRAGEGVGTVTLPGLPLEVGEPAINPVPRQLMRDHVTEVAARHGRTADVEITISVDDGAEIARSTWNPRIGILGGLSILGTTGVVVPYSCSAWIESIRRGIDVARAGGLTHVAGCTGSTSERTVDELYELPEIALLDMGDFAGAVLKYLRRHPVDRLTICGGFAKLSKLAAGHLDLHSARSQVDKSFLAGLARTGGADEALAAEVAAANTGLGALRLCEAAGVPLGDLVAAGARDEALAVLRGSQVAVDVVCIDRAGVVVGRAAVRGPKGP, via the coding sequence GTGGGTCCCGCCGGCTTCGTGGAGCAGTCCGGCGAGGACACGGGCCTCGGTCGTCCCGCCGAGAAGGAGGATGTGCATGAGAGTCCCGGGGGTCCCTTCGTGAGCGGCGGCGGGCGTGCCGCCCAACTCAAGCACACGGGCCTGCGGCCCGGCTGGACGACCGGCGCCTGCGCGACGGCGGCCACGACCGCCGCGTACACCGCCCTGCTCACCGGCGAGTTCCCGGACCCGGTGACGATCACCCTGCCCAAGGGGCAGACGCCCGCCTTCGCGCTGGCCGTCGAGGCGACGGGGCCCGGGTTCGCGACCGCCGGGGTGGTGAAGGACGCGGGCGACGATCCGGACGTCACGCACGGGGCGACGGTCCGCGCGACCGTACGGGAGCTGCCGCCCGGCTCCGGGGTCGTCTTCCGGGCCGGGGAGGGCGTCGGGACCGTCACGCTGCCCGGGCTGCCGCTGGAGGTCGGCGAACCGGCGATCAACCCCGTCCCCCGGCAGCTCATGCGCGACCACGTGACCGAGGTCGCCGCCCGGCACGGCCGGACCGCCGACGTCGAGATCACGATCTCCGTCGACGACGGCGCCGAGATCGCCCGGTCCACCTGGAACCCGCGCATCGGCATCCTCGGCGGCCTGTCCATCCTCGGCACCACCGGCGTCGTCGTCCCCTACTCCTGCTCGGCGTGGATCGAGTCGATCCGGCGCGGCATCGACGTGGCCCGGGCCGGCGGTCTCACGCATGTCGCGGGCTGTACGGGTTCCACCTCCGAGCGGACCGTCGACGAGCTGTACGAGCTGCCGGAGATCGCCCTCCTCGACATGGGCGACTTCGCCGGCGCCGTCCTCAAGTACCTGCGCCGCCACCCCGTGGACCGGCTGACGATCTGCGGCGGCTTCGCGAAGCTCTCCAAGCTCGCGGCCGGGCATCTCGACCTGCACTCCGCCCGTTCCCAGGTCGACAAGTCCTTCCTGGCCGGCCTGGCCCGTACGGGCGGGGCGGACGAGGCCCTCGCCGCCGAGGTCGCCGCGGCCAACACCGGACTCGGCGCGCTCCGGCTGTGCGAGGCCGCCGGTGTCCCGCTCGGCGACCTCGTCGCCGCCGGTGCCCGCGACGAGGCCCTGGCGGTGCTGCGCGGATCGCAGGTCGCGGTGGACGTGGTCTGTATCGACCGGGCGGGCGTGGTCGTCGGGCGCGCGGCGGTGAGGGGGCCGAAGGGCCCGTAA
- a CDS encoding precorrin-6X reductase (Precorrin-6x reductase CbiJ/CobK; cl00922;~identified by MetaGeneAnnotator; putative;~precorrin-6X reductase [Amycolatopsis mediterranei U32]), whose product MHILLLGGTTEARVLAGLLHEAGGTHGIDGTGETGAIRVTSSLAGRVAAPRLPAGEVRIGGFGGPAGLAAWIREHAVDAVIDATHPFAERISFNAAEAAATAHVPLLALRRPGWVPGDGDDWHEADSLAGAARALDGLGDRVFLTTGRMGLAAFADCPQWFLVRSVDAPEAPMPARTEVLLDRGPFTLDGERALLARHRVDVLVTKDSGAAATAPKLTAAREAGIPVVLVRRPPVPADTPTAASPGEAAAWVFRRLGELTRPAGSPVR is encoded by the coding sequence ATGCACATCCTCCTTCTCGGCGGGACGACCGAGGCCCGTGTCCTCGCCGGACTGCTCCACGAAGCCGGCGGGACCCACGGAATCGACGGGACGGGCGAGACCGGCGCGATCCGCGTGACCAGTTCGCTCGCCGGGCGGGTCGCCGCCCCGCGGCTGCCGGCCGGCGAGGTGCGGATCGGCGGCTTCGGCGGTCCCGCCGGGCTCGCCGCGTGGATACGGGAGCACGCCGTGGACGCGGTCATCGACGCCACCCATCCCTTCGCCGAGCGGATCAGCTTCAACGCGGCCGAGGCGGCCGCCACCGCCCATGTTCCCCTGCTCGCGCTGCGCCGCCCCGGCTGGGTCCCCGGGGACGGGGACGACTGGCACGAGGCGGACTCCCTCGCCGGGGCGGCTCGGGCCCTCGACGGCCTCGGCGACCGGGTCTTCCTCACCACCGGCCGGATGGGCCTGGCGGCCTTCGCCGACTGCCCGCAGTGGTTCCTGGTCCGCTCGGTGGACGCCCCCGAGGCCCCGATGCCGGCGCGTACCGAAGTCCTCCTGGACCGGGGCCCGTTCACCCTGGACGGCGAACGCGCGCTGCTCGCCCGCCACCGCGTCGACGTCCTGGTGACGAAGGACAGCGGCGCCGCCGCCACCGCCCCCAAGCTGACCGCCGCCCGCGAGGCCGGCATCCCGGTCGTCCTGGTCCGCCGCCCGCCGGTCCCCGCGGACACGCCGACGGCCGCCTCCCCGGGGGAGGCGGCCGCGTGGGTGTTCAGGAGGCTCGGGGAGCTCACTCGACCGGCGGGGTCCCCAGTTCGGTGA
- a CDS encoding hypothetical protein (identified by MetaGeneAnnotator; putative;~sequence version:1), whose protein sequence is MNTRIRTRVPATLAGLVTLATAGGLVTAAGAPAAAATVTCNSPVWKVQFFANTTFGGTPKKTACDTAISENYGSGHPAGVSLPNDNFSARWSLTRDFGSGGPFTFAAETQDGVRVYLDGVRKIDLWKNVSTTQKKSVNLTVPAGKHSLRVDFVAWTGAANVKFTYTPRTSATVDKVKPYGPSGASVAYDRTAHAASLRWAANKEMDLAGYRVYRRPSPGSGWTRISGSGLVTATTYTDKSAPATGANFAYEIRAVDKAGNESGGTADLYITTVDRTAPVGPSKPVYSYDGTTNTTTLSWTPNKETDLAGYRVYRRPSPGSGWTKVSGSGLITKTTFADASAPATGASYGYEVRAVDKAGNESGGSTDIIITTADKTGPAAPKGLAVGYDLWQATLGWQASENAVGYEVSAAPAETGPYSVVATTTAPGKVRVAAPVNTPRFYRVRAFDAAGNPSAYSEVYADDGVDRTGPLAAPTGLNAVVRPGSTDVHWSMAWPAYEDWDNGGSYRMYRSPGRTLDRTTMTRVTCGWDSDSADNRGNCNDVAKRQGTHYTYAVAAVDPFGNEGPLSAPLTVRVALPPVTGLKATPRTDGVFLEWDASTEPDLARYQVFKAESYDDGDGGTIWLAHRVDYLSPSDTSFLHGSEADGETVRYVVVPEDTEGNLLDFDDPALNWVEVTELGTPPVE, encoded by the coding sequence GTGAACACGCGCATCCGGACGAGAGTCCCGGCCACCCTGGCCGGCCTCGTCACCCTCGCCACCGCCGGCGGTCTCGTCACCGCGGCGGGCGCGCCCGCCGCCGCGGCGACCGTCACCTGCAACTCCCCGGTGTGGAAGGTGCAGTTCTTCGCCAACACCACCTTCGGCGGCACCCCGAAGAAGACCGCATGCGACACGGCGATCTCCGAGAACTACGGTTCCGGTCACCCTGCCGGCGTGAGCCTGCCCAACGACAACTTCTCGGCCCGCTGGTCGCTCACCCGCGACTTCGGCTCCGGAGGCCCCTTCACCTTCGCCGCCGAGACCCAGGACGGCGTCCGCGTCTACCTGGACGGCGTCCGCAAGATCGACCTGTGGAAGAACGTCTCCACCACCCAGAAGAAGTCGGTCAACCTCACCGTCCCGGCCGGCAAGCACTCCCTGCGCGTCGACTTCGTCGCGTGGACGGGCGCGGCCAACGTGAAGTTCACGTACACGCCGAGGACGTCGGCGACGGTCGACAAGGTCAAGCCGTACGGCCCGAGCGGCGCGTCCGTCGCCTACGACCGGACGGCCCACGCCGCGTCGCTGCGCTGGGCGGCCAACAAGGAGATGGACCTGGCCGGCTACCGGGTCTACCGGCGCCCGTCGCCCGGCTCCGGCTGGACCAGGATCAGTGGCTCGGGCCTGGTGACGGCCACGACGTACACCGACAAGTCCGCACCGGCCACCGGCGCGAACTTCGCCTACGAGATCCGCGCCGTCGACAAGGCCGGCAACGAGTCCGGCGGCACCGCCGACCTGTACATCACGACCGTCGACCGCACCGCCCCGGTCGGACCGTCCAAGCCGGTGTACTCCTACGACGGAACCACGAACACCACGACCCTGTCGTGGACGCCCAACAAGGAGACGGACCTCGCGGGCTACCGGGTCTACCGGCGTCCGTCGCCCGGCTCCGGCTGGACGAAGGTCAGCGGTTCGGGCCTGATCACCAAGACGACCTTCGCCGACGCGTCCGCGCCGGCCACCGGGGCGTCCTACGGGTACGAGGTCCGCGCCGTCGACAAGGCGGGCAACGAGTCGGGCGGCTCCACCGACATCATCATCACGACCGCCGACAAGACCGGCCCGGCCGCCCCGAAGGGGCTCGCCGTGGGCTACGACCTCTGGCAGGCCACCCTGGGCTGGCAGGCGAGCGAGAACGCGGTCGGGTACGAGGTGTCGGCGGCCCCCGCCGAGACGGGCCCGTACAGCGTGGTCGCGACGACGACGGCCCCCGGCAAAGTCCGCGTCGCGGCCCCGGTGAACACCCCGCGCTTCTACCGCGTCCGGGCCTTCGACGCGGCGGGCAACCCGTCCGCGTACTCCGAGGTGTACGCCGACGACGGCGTCGACCGGACCGGGCCGCTGGCCGCCCCCACCGGCCTGAACGCCGTCGTCCGCCCCGGCTCGACCGACGTGCACTGGTCGATGGCCTGGCCCGCCTACGAGGACTGGGACAACGGCGGCTCGTACCGGATGTACCGCTCGCCCGGCCGCACCCTCGACAGGACCACGATGACCCGCGTGACCTGCGGCTGGGACAGCGACTCCGCGGACAACCGGGGCAACTGCAACGACGTGGCCAAGCGCCAGGGCACGCACTACACGTACGCGGTCGCGGCCGTGGACCCGTTCGGCAACGAGGGTCCGCTGTCCGCGCCGCTCACCGTCCGCGTCGCCCTGCCGCCGGTCACCGGTCTGAAGGCGACGCCGCGCACCGACGGCGTGTTCCTGGAGTGGGACGCGAGCACCGAGCCCGACCTTGCCCGCTACCAGGTCTTCAAGGCCGAGTCGTACGACGACGGTGACGGCGGCACCATCTGGCTCGCCCACCGGGTCGACTATCTGTCCCCGTCGGACACGTCGTTCCTGCACGGTTCCGAGGCCGACGGCGAGACGGTCCGCTACGTGGTCGTGCCCGAGGACACCGAGGGCAACCTGCTCGACTTCGACGACCCGGCCCTGAACTGGGTCGAGGTCACCGAACTGGGGACCCCGCCGGTCGAGTGA
- a CDS encoding cobalt-precorrin-2 C20-methyltransferase (Cobalt-precorrin-2 C20-methyltransferase or Cobalt- precorrin-3b C17-methyltransferase [Streptomyces venezuelae ATCC10712];~Precorrin-2 C20-methyltransferase, also named CobI or CbiL; cd11645;~Precorrin-3B C(17)-methyltransferase (CobJ/CbiH); cd11646;~SAM binding site [chemical binding];~homodimer interface [polypeptide binding];~identified by MetaGeneAnnotator; putative), translating into MSAPRHPVAPGKLYGVGLGPGDPDLLTLAAVKAIAEADVVAYHSARHGRSIARSIAAPHLRPDHVEERLMYPLTVETTDHPGGYRGALDDFYEEAAARLAAHLDAGRTVAVLAEGDPLFYGSYQHMHKRLADRYDTTVIPGVTSVSAAAARLGEPLCEAEETLTIIPGTLSEDELTARLAGADSAVVMKLGRTFPTVRRALERAGRLDDARYVERAFMAGERTERLADVDPASVPYFSVAVLPSRIDEQPPVRDRGEVVVVGTGPAGAPWLTPESRGALVHADDLVGYTTYLDRVPVLRPGQRRHGSDNKVESERAELALDLARRGRRVAVVSGGDPGVFAMATAVLEVAAEERYADVPVRVLPGVTAANAAAAAAGAPLGHDYATISLSDRLKSWDVIAGRLRAAAEADLVLALYNPGSKSRTHQVAAARDLLLEVRSPDTPVVVARDVGGPEQSVRVLTLKTLDPAEVDMRTLLLIGSSRTRVTERADGRTLTWTPRRY; encoded by the coding sequence ATGAGCGCTCCCCGGCACCCCGTCGCTCCCGGCAAGCTGTACGGGGTCGGGCTCGGCCCCGGCGACCCCGACCTGCTGACGCTCGCGGCGGTGAAGGCCATCGCGGAGGCCGACGTGGTCGCGTACCACTCGGCCCGGCACGGCCGTTCCATCGCCCGTTCCATCGCCGCCCCGCACCTGCGCCCCGACCACGTCGAGGAGCGGCTGATGTACCCGCTCACCGTGGAGACCACCGACCACCCCGGCGGCTACCGCGGCGCGCTCGACGACTTCTACGAGGAGGCCGCGGCCCGCCTCGCCGCGCACCTCGACGCCGGCCGCACGGTCGCCGTCCTCGCCGAGGGCGACCCGCTGTTCTACGGCTCGTACCAGCACATGCACAAGCGGCTCGCGGACCGTTACGACACCACGGTCATCCCCGGCGTCACCTCCGTGAGCGCCGCCGCCGCCCGGCTCGGCGAGCCGCTGTGCGAGGCCGAGGAGACCCTGACGATCATCCCCGGCACCCTGTCGGAGGACGAGCTGACCGCGCGCCTCGCGGGCGCCGACTCGGCCGTCGTGATGAAGCTCGGCCGCACCTTCCCCACCGTGCGCCGCGCCCTGGAGCGGGCCGGGCGGCTCGACGACGCCCGGTACGTGGAACGGGCGTTCATGGCGGGCGAGCGCACCGAGCGCCTCGCGGACGTCGACCCGGCGTCCGTCCCGTACTTCTCCGTCGCCGTGCTGCCCTCACGGATCGACGAGCAGCCGCCGGTACGGGACCGGGGCGAGGTCGTCGTGGTCGGCACCGGTCCGGCGGGCGCCCCCTGGCTCACCCCCGAGTCGCGCGGCGCGCTCGTGCACGCCGACGACCTCGTCGGCTACACCACCTACCTCGACCGGGTGCCGGTGCTGCGGCCCGGGCAGCGGCGGCACGGGTCCGACAACAAAGTCGAGTCCGAGCGCGCCGAGCTCGCCCTCGACCTGGCCCGGCGCGGACGGCGGGTCGCGGTCGTCTCCGGCGGCGACCCGGGCGTCTTCGCGATGGCGACGGCGGTCCTGGAGGTCGCGGCGGAGGAACGGTACGCCGACGTCCCCGTACGGGTCCTCCCGGGCGTGACCGCCGCCAACGCCGCGGCCGCCGCCGCGGGCGCCCCGCTCGGCCACGACTACGCGACGATCTCCCTCTCCGACCGCCTCAAGTCCTGGGACGTCATCGCCGGCCGGCTGCGCGCCGCCGCCGAGGCCGACCTGGTCCTCGCCCTCTACAACCCGGGCTCCAAGTCCCGTACCCACCAGGTCGCCGCCGCCCGCGACCTGCTCCTGGAGGTGCGCTCGCCGGACACCCCGGTGGTCGTCGCCCGGGACGTCGGCGGGCCGGAGCAGTCGGTGCGCGTGCTGACCCTGAAGACCCTGGACCCGGCCGAGGTCGACATGCGCACGCTCCTCCTGATCGGCTCCTCGCGGACGCGGGTCACGGAGCGCGCCGACGGGCGGACGCTGACGTGGACGCCGAGGCGGTACTGA
- a CDS encoding precorrin-8X methylmutase (Precorrin-8X methylmutase; pfam02570;~identified by MetaGeneAnnotator; putative;~precorrin-8X methylmutase [Streptomyces cattleya NRRL 8057 = DSM46488];~precorrin-8X methylmutase; Reviewed; PRK08285) encodes MSENTTMFEYEKDGAEIYRRSFATIRAEAAADLAGLPDDLATVAVRMIHACGMTDLVRDLAYSPGVVAAARAALRAGAPILCDAQMVASGVTRKRLPAGNEVLCGLSDPAVPALAAELGTTRSAAALELWRDRLEGAVVAVGNAPTALFHLLEMVANGAGKPAAVLGIPVGFIGAAESKDALAANELGLDYLVVRGRRGGSAMTAAALNALAHEAEIQA; translated from the coding sequence ATGAGCGAGAACACCACGATGTTCGAGTACGAGAAGGACGGCGCGGAGATCTACCGCCGCTCCTTCGCCACGATCCGGGCCGAGGCCGCGGCGGATCTCGCGGGCCTGCCCGACGACCTCGCCACGGTCGCCGTCCGCATGATCCACGCCTGCGGCATGACCGACCTCGTCCGTGACCTCGCCTACTCGCCCGGCGTGGTCGCCGCCGCGCGCGCCGCGCTGCGCGCCGGGGCGCCCATCCTGTGCGACGCGCAGATGGTCGCCAGCGGGGTCACCCGCAAGCGGCTGCCCGCCGGCAACGAGGTGCTGTGCGGTCTGTCCGACCCGGCCGTGCCCGCCCTCGCCGCCGAACTCGGCACCACGCGTTCCGCCGCCGCCCTGGAGCTGTGGCGGGACCGCCTGGAAGGGGCGGTCGTCGCCGTCGGCAACGCGCCCACCGCCCTCTTCCACCTCCTGGAGATGGTCGCGAACGGCGCCGGGAAGCCCGCCGCCGTGCTCGGCATCCCGGTCGGCTTCATCGGCGCCGCGGAGTCCAAGGACGCCCTCGCCGCCAACGAACTCGGCCTCGACTACCTGGTGGTACGGGGCCGGCGCGGCGGCAGCGCCATGACGGCCGCCGCCCTCAACGCCCTCGCGCACGAAGCGGAGATCCAGGCATGA
- a CDS encoding precorrin-3B synthase (identified by MetaGeneAnnotator; putative;~sequence version:1) encodes MTEHQVELLASVSESLGDGAVSITSRGNVELRGLPDGCGAVLADRLGRGGLLPSPTHERVRNLVASPAAGLDGHGHADVHTWARELDGLLCAEPRAASLSGRFLFVLDDGRGDVAGLGGDVTLIAEPGGDSALLRVGGQARRITAADAPRAALAAALAFLDAASAAGNGAWRVRELPAGPAGAEGAVDLSGTGGQPVPVPPPLPLGTPPAPGPLGPRALSVLAPLGRLTAARLRALSPAAEVRLTPWRGVVVVTEAGGVSGTEAVSGTAGSGTAVSGTAGSGSGSATEAQAGRLARLAAYGLITRPDAPGAGVTACTGLPGCAKSLADVRTDAGRLLPAPPDGLPVHVAGCARRCGHPHGTWVDVLATGDGAYLVDGAPTPRTSLPDAVATARALPTR; translated from the coding sequence TTGACGGAACATCAAGTCGAGTTGCTCGCTTCCGTTTCCGAGTCGCTGGGGGACGGTGCCGTGAGCATCACCTCGCGTGGAAACGTCGAGCTGCGCGGTCTGCCGGACGGCTGCGGAGCCGTCCTCGCCGACCGTCTCGGACGCGGCGGGCTGCTCCCCTCGCCGACCCACGAGCGGGTGCGCAACCTCGTCGCCTCGCCGGCCGCCGGACTCGACGGACACGGCCACGCCGACGTGCACACCTGGGCCCGTGAACTGGACGGACTGCTCTGCGCGGAGCCCCGTGCCGCGTCCCTTTCGGGACGGTTCCTGTTCGTTCTGGACGACGGGCGCGGCGATGTCGCCGGACTCGGCGGCGATGTGACCTTGATCGCAGAACCGGGCGGCGATTCCGCCCTGCTCCGGGTCGGCGGACAGGCGCGGCGGATCACCGCCGCCGACGCGCCCCGGGCCGCGCTCGCCGCCGCCCTCGCCTTCCTCGACGCCGCTTCGGCGGCGGGCAACGGGGCCTGGCGGGTCCGCGAACTGCCGGCCGGGCCCGCCGGGGCGGAAGGGGCGGTCGACCTGAGCGGTACGGGCGGGCAGCCCGTCCCCGTACCGCCTCCGCTCCCCCTCGGCACCCCGCCCGCGCCCGGCCCGCTCGGCCCGCGCGCCCTGTCCGTCCTCGCCCCGCTCGGCCGGCTGACCGCAGCCCGGCTGCGGGCGCTGTCGCCCGCGGCGGAGGTCCGGCTGACGCCGTGGCGCGGGGTGGTGGTCGTGACCGAGGCGGGGGGCGTGTCCGGGACCGAGGCCGTGTCCGGTACGGCCGGATCCGGGACGGCCGTGTCCGGTACGGCCGGGTCCGGGTCCGGGTCCGCGACCGAGGCTCAGGCCGGCCGGCTCGCGCGCCTCGCCGCGTACGGCCTGATCACCCGCCCCGACGCCCCCGGCGCCGGGGTCACCGCCTGCACCGGACTGCCCGGCTGCGCCAAGTCCCTGGCCGACGTACGGACGGACGCCGGCCGGCTCCTTCCCGCACCCCCCGACGGCCTTCCCGTGCACGTCGCCGGCTGCGCCCGGCGCTGCGGGCACCCGCACGGCACCTGGGTCGACGTCCTCGCCACCGGGGACGGCGCGTACCTGGTGGACGGCGCCCCCACCCCCCGTACCTCCCTGCCCGACGCGGTCGCCACGGCCCGCGCCCTCCCTACGAGATGA
- a CDS encoding hypothetical protein (identified by MetaGeneAnnotator; putative;~sequence version:1) — translation MFRQLPCWQAESGEETIGGGVQPERPGARVATVPYERFAPFGRGVGSGRHGGEHTYERWSGDRG, via the coding sequence ATGTTCCGTCAACTGCCCTGCTGGCAAGCGGAGTCGGGCGAGGAAACCATCGGCGGCGGCGTGCAACCGGAGCGCCCCGGGGCACGCGTCGCCACGGTCCCGTATGAGAGGTTCGCCCCGTTCGGGCGAGGTGTCGGGAGTGGGCGGCATGGCGGCGAGCATACCTACGAGCGATGGTCCGGCGACCGGGGGTGA